One genomic segment of Streptomyces niveus includes these proteins:
- a CDS encoding type II secretion system F family protein, whose translation MDNLPLLTIGITLLTCVLGVVGVHVYSAGKAQRQVLVDRMSQTGQMAAVGGRRQRFIGIDRRLRRTGIGKRIEHKIAVTGLDVSPGEYAIYVVAGLLAVYFIIGAIFAPFFGVLAALVGVWGGNAFLNWQRTKRTEAFINQLPELTRVLANATQAGLAMRTALVMASEELDNPAGEELRKVADQLAVGHSLDDALGELAERLPSRELVVLVTTLILSSRAGGQVVSSLRNLTETLEERKETRREVKTMLSQIQVTALAVPMLGLGFLLMINATTPGALDKMTGSALGQIGTVLAFGLYGVGFFFIRRMSRIQV comes from the coding sequence ATGGATAATCTCCCGCTCCTGACGATAGGCATCACACTGCTCACGTGTGTGCTCGGTGTCGTCGGCGTGCACGTCTACTCGGCGGGCAAGGCCCAACGACAGGTGCTCGTCGACCGGATGTCCCAGACCGGCCAGATGGCCGCGGTCGGCGGCCGGCGACAGCGCTTCATCGGGATCGACCGGCGGCTGCGCAGGACCGGCATCGGCAAGCGCATCGAGCACAAGATCGCCGTGACCGGTCTCGACGTGTCGCCGGGCGAGTACGCGATCTATGTCGTCGCCGGACTGCTCGCCGTCTACTTCATCATCGGCGCCATCTTCGCCCCGTTCTTCGGTGTGCTGGCGGCGCTCGTCGGAGTGTGGGGCGGCAACGCGTTCCTGAACTGGCAGCGGACCAAGCGGACCGAGGCTTTCATCAACCAGCTGCCCGAGCTGACGCGCGTACTCGCCAACGCCACCCAGGCCGGTCTCGCGATGCGTACGGCCCTGGTCATGGCGTCCGAGGAACTGGACAACCCGGCCGGCGAGGAGCTGCGCAAGGTGGCCGACCAACTGGCCGTCGGACACTCCCTGGACGACGCCCTCGGCGAGCTGGCCGAGCGGCTCCCCTCCCGTGAACTCGTCGTGCTCGTCACCACCCTGATCCTCTCCAGCCGCGCCGGTGGCCAGGTCGTCAGCTCGCTGCGCAACCTCACCGAGACGCTGGAGGAGCGCAAGGAGACCCGGCGAGAGGTCAAGACGATGCTCTCCCAGATCCAGGTCACCGCGCTCGCCGTGCCGATGCTCGGCCTCGGCTTCCTGCTGATGATCAACGCCACGACACCCGGGGCGCTCGACAAGATGACCGGTTCGGCGCTGGGACAGATCGGCACCGTACTCGCCTTCGGCCTCTACGGCGTCGGCTTCTTCTTCATCCGCCGCATGTCCCGCATCCAGGTCTGA
- a CDS encoding CpaF family protein — protein sequence MSLRARINSPEPTNGMSEESLLVGVYRAKLLEEIDLAEMSALAAAERRARLERVLGHIISREGPVLSSGERSQLIRRVVDEALGLGILEPLLEDASISEIMVNGHEQVFVERSGRLEMLPMRFTSNEQLMQTIERIVSTVNRRVDEANPMVDARLPSGERVNVIIPPLSLSGPILTIRRFPRAFTLQEMIALGSLDEQMMILLSGLVRAKFNVIVSGATGTGKTTLLNALSGLIPDGERIVTIEDSAELQLQQQHVITLETRPANVEGKGQITIRDLVRNSLRMRPDRIIVGEVRGGETLDMLQAMSTGHDGSLATVHANSAEDALMRLQTLASMSEVEIPFVAIKDQINSAVDVIVQLTRHADGSRRITEIAIVDSHGREEYRIVSVCRYLAQPMAADGRIHGHFEYYPLPRRIAERLYMRSEPLPPAFGVAESEEQLALRKSAA from the coding sequence ATGAGCCTGAGGGCGCGCATCAACAGCCCCGAGCCGACGAACGGGATGAGCGAGGAGAGCCTGCTCGTCGGCGTGTACCGGGCCAAGCTCCTCGAGGAGATCGACCTCGCGGAGATGTCCGCACTGGCCGCGGCCGAGCGCCGGGCCAGGCTCGAACGCGTGCTGGGCCACATCATCAGCCGCGAGGGCCCCGTGCTCTCCTCCGGCGAGCGCTCCCAGCTCATCCGCCGCGTCGTCGACGAGGCCCTCGGCCTCGGCATCCTGGAACCCCTGCTCGAAGACGCCTCCATCAGCGAGATCATGGTGAACGGCCACGAGCAGGTCTTCGTGGAGCGCAGCGGCCGACTGGAGATGCTGCCGATGCGGTTCACCTCCAACGAACAGCTGATGCAGACCATCGAGCGCATCGTCTCCACCGTCAACCGCCGTGTGGACGAGGCGAATCCGATGGTGGACGCGCGACTGCCGTCCGGCGAGCGCGTCAACGTCATCATCCCGCCGCTCTCCCTCAGCGGTCCCATTCTCACGATCCGCCGCTTCCCCCGGGCCTTCACCCTCCAGGAGATGATCGCCCTCGGCTCGCTCGACGAGCAGATGATGATCCTGCTGTCCGGGCTGGTCCGCGCGAAGTTCAACGTGATCGTGTCCGGGGCCACCGGTACCGGCAAGACGACCCTCCTCAACGCCCTGTCGGGGCTCATCCCCGACGGCGAGCGCATCGTCACCATCGAGGACTCCGCCGAACTCCAGCTCCAGCAGCAGCACGTGATCACTCTGGAGACCCGCCCCGCCAACGTGGAGGGCAAGGGCCAGATCACCATTCGTGACCTCGTACGCAACTCCCTGCGTATGCGCCCCGACCGCATCATCGTCGGTGAGGTCCGTGGCGGTGAGACCCTCGACATGCTCCAGGCGATGTCCACCGGTCACGACGGCTCGCTCGCGACCGTCCACGCCAACAGCGCCGAGGACGCGCTGATGCGACTCCAGACCCTGGCCTCCATGTCGGAGGTCGAGATCCCCTTCGTGGCGATCAAGGACCAGATCAACAGCGCCGTCGACGTGATCGTGCAGCTGACCAGGCACGCCGACGGCTCCCGCCGTATCACCGAGATCGCCATCGTCGACTCCCACGGCCGCGAGGAGTACCGGATCGTCTCCGTCTGCCGCTACCTCGCCCAGCCCATGGCCGCCGACGGCCGGATCCACGGCCACTTCGAGTACTACCCGCTGCCCCGCCGGATCGCGGAGCGCCTCTACATGCGGAGCGAACCCCTTCCCCCCGCCTTCGGAGTCGCCGAGTCCGAGGAACAGCTCGCACTCCGGAAGTCGGCCGCCTGA
- a CDS encoding DUF5936 domain-containing protein — MELLLSALMGLAIYGVFHGIRLYRADAKLPGDLAVALEIGATRTTAVGSGIDRMGMRYAPSVLRMMGPKRVDALRRRLDMAGNPGGMTVDRYAARRAVYGALGTMAALSLIVRGQTVIAVVAFAYGMVWTDVIIRSAIRRRRADIERTLPDFLDVLAVVVSAGLGFRQALERVAEKYKGPWSDELRITLRQMDMGVGRREAFDQLRKRNDSEQVSMFVTALQQGEELGAPIVDTLIQIANDMRRTDAQNARRTAAQAVPKTTLVVTMVMLPATMILIVLSFYYGSGVDFGEILSGG; from the coding sequence ATGGAACTTCTGCTTTCGGCCCTCATGGGACTCGCCATCTACGGCGTCTTCCACGGCATCCGGCTCTACCGCGCCGACGCCAAACTCCCCGGCGACCTGGCCGTGGCCCTGGAGATCGGCGCCACCCGTACCACCGCGGTCGGCTCCGGCATCGACCGTATGGGCATGCGCTACGCCCCGTCCGTGCTGCGGATGATGGGACCCAAGCGGGTCGACGCGCTGCGCCGCCGCCTCGACATGGCGGGCAACCCCGGCGGTATGACCGTCGACCGTTACGCGGCACGCCGCGCGGTCTACGGCGCTCTCGGCACGATGGCCGCGCTCTCCCTGATCGTCCGCGGCCAGACGGTCATCGCGGTCGTCGCCTTCGCCTACGGCATGGTGTGGACCGACGTCATCATCCGCAGCGCCATCCGCCGGCGCCGCGCGGACATCGAGCGCACCCTGCCGGACTTCCTCGACGTCCTCGCGGTCGTCGTCTCGGCGGGCCTCGGCTTCCGCCAGGCCCTGGAGCGCGTCGCGGAGAAGTACAAGGGCCCCTGGTCCGACGAACTGCGCATCACACTGCGCCAGATGGACATGGGCGTGGGCCGCCGCGAGGCGTTCGACCAACTTCGCAAGCGCAACGACTCCGAACAGGTCTCGATGTTCGTCACCGCGCTCCAGCAGGGTGAGGAGCTGGGCGCGCCGATCGTCGACACCCTGATCCAGATCGCCAACGACATGCGCCGCACCGACGCGCAGAACGCCCGGCGGACGGCGGCGCAGGCGGTTCCGAAGACCACGCTCGTCGTGACGATGGTGATGCTTCCGGCGACCATGATCCTGATCGTCCTGAGCTTCTACTACGGTTCCGGTGTGGACTTCGGCGAGATCCTCTCCGGAGGCTGA
- a CDS encoding Nramp family divalent metal transporter — MADITDSGTDAAKSQPRKSSWRYIGPGIVVAATGVGAGDLVATLIAGSKFGYTLLWAAVIGCIVKISLAEAAGRWHLATGRTLFEGWRSLGQWTTVYFAIYVVIWGFVYGATAMSSSALPMVALFPDGPGLKTWAVLFGLLGLLFVWFNRYLVFEKFMTVVIGMKFLIVVYVAIRVAPDLGAAFAGLAPVLPDGSLLYTLGLIGGVGGTITMAAYGYWVNAKGWTNTSWMKVMRIDNRVAYITTGVFVVAMLIIGAELLHSSQIALTSGDRGLIDLGVVLEERFGVVTAKLFLIGFFATSFGALVGVWHGVSLMFADFVERFQRERRTGEAVGERTVDEVASGARERSVPFRAYLLWLTFPPIGLLFLDQPFGLVVVYGVLGAFFMPFLALTLLWLLNSSRTPAEWRNGIVSNVMLAAGGLLFVILCVQQVRDLPW, encoded by the coding sequence ATGGCAGATATCACCGACAGCGGTACGGACGCCGCCAAATCGCAGCCGCGCAAGTCCAGTTGGAGGTACATCGGCCCCGGCATCGTGGTGGCCGCGACCGGTGTCGGCGCCGGCGACCTGGTCGCCACCCTCATCGCGGGCAGCAAGTTCGGCTACACGCTGCTCTGGGCCGCCGTCATCGGCTGCATCGTCAAGATCTCCCTCGCCGAGGCCGCCGGCCGCTGGCATCTCGCCACCGGCCGCACCCTGTTCGAGGGCTGGCGCAGCCTCGGCCAGTGGACCACCGTCTACTTCGCGATCTACGTCGTGATCTGGGGCTTCGTCTACGGCGCGACCGCCATGTCGTCCAGCGCGCTGCCGATGGTGGCGCTCTTCCCCGACGGCCCCGGTCTCAAGACCTGGGCGGTCCTCTTCGGGCTGCTGGGCCTGCTGTTCGTCTGGTTCAACCGGTATCTGGTCTTCGAGAAGTTCATGACGGTCGTCATCGGCATGAAGTTCCTGATCGTCGTGTACGTCGCGATACGCGTCGCGCCCGACCTCGGAGCGGCCTTCGCGGGGCTCGCCCCCGTACTGCCGGACGGCTCGCTGCTCTACACGCTCGGTCTGATCGGCGGGGTCGGCGGCACGATCACGATGGCGGCGTACGGGTACTGGGTCAACGCCAAGGGCTGGACCAACACCAGCTGGATGAAGGTGATGCGGATCGACAACCGCGTCGCCTACATCACCACCGGCGTCTTCGTCGTCGCCATGCTGATCATCGGCGCCGAGCTGCTGCACTCCTCGCAGATCGCGCTCACCTCCGGCGACCGGGGCCTCATCGACCTGGGCGTGGTCCTCGAGGAGCGCTTCGGCGTGGTGACGGCGAAGCTCTTCCTGATCGGCTTCTTCGCGACGTCGTTCGGCGCGCTGGTCGGTGTGTGGCACGGCGTGAGCCTGATGTTCGCTGACTTCGTCGAGCGCTTCCAGCGCGAGCGGAGGACCGGCGAGGCAGTCGGCGAGCGGACGGTCGACGAGGTCGCCTCGGGTGCGCGCGAGCGGTCGGTGCCGTTCCGGGCGTATCTGCTCTGGCTGACCTTCCCGCCGATCGGACTGCTCTTCCTGGACCAGCCGTTCGGCCTGGTCGTGGTCTACGGCGTGCTGGGCGCGTTCTTCATGCCGTTCCTGGCGCTCACACTGCTGTGGCTGCTCAACTCCTCGCGTACGCCCGCGGAGTGGCGCAACGGCATCGTGAGCAATGTGATGCTCGCCGCTGGCGGGCTGCTGTTCGTCATCCTGTGCGTGCAGCAGGTGCGGGACCTGCCCTGGTGA
- a CDS encoding chitinase: protein MHRKARSRTPRTPRTLKVLAVAGVLAVAALAVPAANAANEPAPAAAAAPAAVPAHAVTGYWQNFDNGATVQTLAEVQDDYDIIAVAFADATGTAGQVDFTLDSAGLGGYTDEQFRADVAAKQAAGKSVVISIGGEKGTVSVNDEASANAFADSVSALMDEYGFDGVDIDLENGLNSTYMTQALKSIAGQAGDGFVLTMAPQTIDMQSTSNEYFKTALAVKDILTVVNMQYYNSGSMLGCDGQVYSQGTVDFLTALACVQLEGGLDPSQVGLGLPASPSAAGGGYTDPAVVNDALDCLTQGTNCGSFKPDKTYPGLRGAMAWSTNWDASSGDAWSKAVGPHVHGLP from the coding sequence GTGCACAGGAAAGCACGATCCCGCACGCCCCGAACGCCCCGCACGCTCAAGGTCCTCGCCGTGGCAGGCGTTCTCGCCGTCGCCGCACTGGCCGTACCCGCGGCCAACGCCGCGAACGAGCCCGCGCCGGCCGCTGCCGCCGCACCCGCCGCCGTACCGGCCCACGCCGTGACCGGCTACTGGCAGAACTTCGACAACGGCGCGACCGTCCAGACGCTGGCCGAGGTCCAGGACGACTACGACATCATCGCCGTCGCGTTCGCGGACGCCACCGGCACCGCCGGACAGGTCGACTTCACCCTCGACTCGGCCGGTCTCGGCGGCTACACCGACGAGCAGTTCAGGGCCGACGTCGCCGCCAAGCAGGCCGCGGGCAAGTCGGTCGTCATCTCGATCGGCGGCGAGAAGGGCACCGTCTCGGTCAACGACGAGGCGTCGGCGAACGCCTTCGCCGACTCCGTGTCCGCGCTGATGGACGAGTACGGCTTCGACGGAGTCGACATCGACCTGGAGAACGGCCTCAACTCCACCTATATGACGCAGGCGTTGAAGTCGATCGCCGGTCAGGCGGGCGACGGCTTCGTCCTGACGATGGCGCCGCAGACCATCGACATGCAGTCGACGTCCAACGAGTACTTCAAGACCGCGCTCGCCGTGAAGGACATCCTCACCGTCGTCAACATGCAGTACTACAACAGCGGTTCGATGCTCGGCTGCGACGGACAGGTCTACTCCCAGGGCACGGTCGACTTCCTCACCGCCCTCGCCTGCGTCCAGCTCGAAGGCGGCCTCGACCCCTCCCAGGTCGGCCTCGGTCTGCCGGCCTCACCGAGCGCGGCGGGCGGCGGCTACACCGACCCCGCCGTCGTCAACGACGCGCTGGACTGTCTGACGCAGGGCACCAACTGCGGCAGCTTCAAGCCCGACAAGACCTACCCCGGTCTGCGCGGCGCGATGGCCTGGTCCACCAACTGGGACGCCTCCAGCGGCGACGCCTGGTCCAAGGCGGTCGGCCCGCACGTGCACGGCCTGCCGTAG
- a CDS encoding DUF3592 domain-containing protein, with protein sequence MVVPGGDYLFFGGMILLFGWLATHYARRLSGVNRALRKGIRAEGVCVRIEQEPYNRSDARQYFFTFRLPDGRQIEFEDLASRSIRVGDPVTVTYDPAAPERTATVAGRGNWSPVLQYGLLVVGCGLAAAGFAAVLLFTVV encoded by the coding sequence ATGGTTGTTCCGGGCGGTGATTACCTTTTCTTCGGCGGCATGATTCTGCTTTTCGGCTGGTTGGCAACGCACTACGCGCGTCGCCTTTCGGGCGTGAATCGGGCACTGCGAAAGGGCATTCGGGCGGAAGGCGTCTGTGTACGGATCGAGCAGGAGCCTTACAACAGATCCGACGCACGGCAGTACTTCTTCACCTTCCGTTTGCCGGACGGCCGCCAGATCGAGTTCGAGGATCTGGCGAGCCGGTCGATTCGCGTCGGCGACCCGGTGACGGTGACGTACGACCCGGCGGCCCCGGAGCGCACGGCGACGGTCGCGGGCCGCGGCAACTGGTCGCCGGTGCTCCAGTACGGGTTGCTGGTGGTGGGTTGCGGGCTGGCGGCGGCCGGCTTCGCGGCGGTTCTTCTTTTCACGGTGGTCTGA
- a CDS encoding chitinase codes for MVAVVAAGALSVGGMGGVAQAADINVAKNAGFEAGLANWSCSGGSGAVVGSPVRSGAGALKGTPAGQDNAKCSQSVAVQPNSTYTLSAWVQGGYAYLGASGTGTTDVSTWTPGESGWKQLTTTFRTGASTRAVTVYTHGWYGQSAYLVDDLSVFGPDGGGGGDPDPQAPGTPAGLATGAVTTSSVALSWNAVSSATGYNIYRDGTKVQTANGTSATVTGLAAATTYQFQVSATNAAGESAKSAAVSGRTSPGGGDPGGPSVPRHALTGYWQNFNNGAAVQKLRDVQAQFDIIAVSFADSTTTPGQIVFNLDPAVGYSGIAEFKSDVAAKKAAGKSVIISVGGEKGNVTINSDASATAFANSTYALMQEYGFNGVDIDLEHGINSTYLTKALRQLSAKAGSGLVLTMAPQTIDMQSTGSEYFKTALAVKDILTVVNMQYYNSGSMLGCDGQVYSQGSVDFLTALACIQLEGGLDPSQVGLGVPASTRGAGSGYVSPTIVNNALNCLTRGTNCGNFKPSKTYPSLRGAMTWSTNWDATAGNAWSNAVGPHVHALP; via the coding sequence ATGGTGGCCGTCGTGGCCGCCGGCGCCCTGAGTGTGGGCGGGATGGGCGGTGTCGCGCAGGCCGCCGACATCAATGTCGCCAAGAACGCCGGCTTCGAGGCCGGGCTCGCCAACTGGTCCTGTTCCGGCGGGAGCGGGGCCGTCGTCGGGTCTCCCGTACGGAGCGGGGCCGGCGCGCTGAAGGGGACGCCCGCCGGGCAGGACAACGCCAAGTGCTCGCAGTCCGTGGCCGTGCAGCCCAACTCGACCTACACGCTGAGCGCGTGGGTGCAGGGCGGGTACGCGTACCTCGGGGCCAGCGGCACCGGGACCACCGACGTGTCGACCTGGACGCCCGGCGAGAGCGGCTGGAAGCAGCTCACCACGACCTTCAGGACCGGCGCCTCGACGCGCGCGGTGACCGTCTACACGCACGGCTGGTACGGGCAGAGCGCGTACCTCGTCGACGACCTGTCCGTCTTCGGCCCGGACGGCGGCGGGGGCGGCGACCCCGACCCGCAGGCCCCGGGCACTCCCGCCGGGCTCGCCACCGGCGCCGTCACCACCTCGTCGGTGGCGCTGAGCTGGAACGCCGTGAGCAGCGCGACCGGCTACAACATCTACCGCGACGGTACGAAGGTCCAGACGGCGAACGGGACTTCGGCGACCGTGACCGGGCTGGCGGCGGCCACCACCTACCAGTTCCAGGTGTCGGCGACCAACGCGGCCGGGGAGTCCGCGAAGTCCGCGGCCGTCAGCGGCCGGACCTCGCCGGGCGGCGGCGACCCGGGCGGGCCCTCGGTGCCGAGGCACGCGCTGACCGGCTACTGGCAGAACTTCAACAACGGCGCGGCCGTCCAGAAACTCCGTGACGTCCAGGCGCAGTTCGACATCATCGCCGTGTCGTTCGCCGACTCGACCACCACACCCGGCCAGATCGTCTTCAACCTCGACCCGGCCGTCGGCTACTCGGGCATCGCCGAGTTCAAGTCCGACGTCGCCGCGAAGAAGGCCGCCGGCAAGTCCGTGATCATCTCGGTGGGCGGCGAGAAGGGCAACGTCACGATCAACAGTGACGCCTCGGCGACGGCGTTCGCCAACAGCACCTACGCCCTGATGCAGGAGTACGGCTTCAACGGCGTCGACATCGACCTCGAACACGGCATCAACTCCACCTATCTGACCAAGGCGTTGCGGCAGCTCTCGGCGAAGGCCGGCTCCGGTCTCGTACTCACCATGGCGCCGCAGACCATCGACATGCAGTCGACCGGCAGCGAGTACTTCAAGACGGCGCTCGCCGTGAAGGACATCCTCACGGTCGTCAACATGCAGTACTACAACAGCGGCTCGATGCTCGGCTGCGACGGACAGGTCTACTCCCAGGGCTCCGTCGACTTCCTCACCGCCCTCGCCTGCATCCAGCTCGAAGGCGGCCTCGACCCCTCCCAGGTCGGCCTCGGGGTCCCCGCATCGACCCGTGGCGCGGGCAGCGGTTACGTCTCCCCGACCATCGTCAACAACGCCCTCAACTGCCTGACGCGCGGCACCAACTGCGGCAACTTCAAGCCGTCGAAGACCTACCCGTCGCTGCGCGGTGCGATGACCTGGTCCACCAACTGGGACGCGACGGCCGGCAACGCCTGGTCGAACGCGGTCGGGCCGCACGTCCACGCACTGCCGTAA
- a CDS encoding AAA family ATPase — MTTRILPVVGDADAARSITTLLSQLPDAEPAGPVGDSTSLIDTLARLAAESIDELPEVVLVHERIGPVPALELIREVALRFPAVGVILVTADASPGLFSAAMDSGARGLVGLPLSYEELAQRVQAAAAWSVGVRRHLGHGGDVFTGPGGTVVTVSGAKGGVGTTVAAVQLALAAKASGMTVALADMDLQAGDVASYLDVQFRRSIVDLATIQDISPRVLQDAVFTHHTGIGLLLAPGEGERGEEINDRSVRQIVSALRNRYEVVIIDCGTQTTSANAAAIEMADTTLLLTTPDVVAVRAAKRMVKLWDRLQIRKAEETTIVVNRYMRNTEIQPPLIEKITSTKVSRVVIPANFKELHASVDAGRMQDLESKSTVKQALWGLAGELGLVKTPEGTEKQGKFKGDRGSVGVRRGRSK, encoded by the coding sequence ATGACGACCAGAATTCTTCCGGTCGTCGGTGATGCCGACGCCGCCAGATCCATCACCACCCTGCTCAGCCAGCTCCCTGACGCGGAGCCGGCCGGGCCGGTCGGTGACTCGACCTCGCTGATCGACACCCTGGCCAGGCTGGCCGCGGAGTCGATCGACGAACTGCCGGAAGTCGTTCTGGTACATGAGCGGATCGGTCCCGTCCCAGCTCTCGAGCTGATCCGGGAGGTGGCCCTCCGCTTTCCCGCGGTCGGGGTCATTCTGGTCACCGCCGACGCGAGCCCCGGCCTCTTCTCGGCCGCGATGGACTCGGGCGCGCGCGGACTGGTCGGGCTGCCGCTCTCGTACGAGGAACTCGCCCAGCGCGTCCAGGCCGCCGCGGCCTGGTCCGTGGGCGTACGGCGCCATCTCGGCCACGGCGGCGACGTGTTCACCGGCCCCGGTGGCACCGTCGTCACGGTCAGCGGGGCGAAGGGCGGCGTCGGCACGACCGTGGCCGCCGTCCAGCTCGCCCTCGCCGCGAAGGCGTCGGGCATGACGGTGGCCCTCGCCGACATGGATCTCCAGGCCGGCGACGTCGCCTCCTACCTGGACGTGCAGTTCCGCCGCTCGATCGTGGACCTCGCCACCATCCAGGACATCTCGCCCCGCGTGCTCCAGGACGCGGTCTTCACCCACCACACCGGCATCGGGCTGCTGCTCGCACCGGGCGAGGGGGAACGGGGTGAGGAGATAAACGACCGCTCCGTACGCCAGATCGTCAGCGCGCTCCGTAACCGCTACGAGGTCGTGATCATCGACTGCGGCACGCAGACGACGAGCGCGAACGCGGCGGCGATCGAGATGGCCGACACCACCCTGCTGCTGACCACACCGGACGTGGTGGCGGTACGGGCGGCCAAGCGCATGGTCAAACTCTGGGACCGGCTCCAGATCCGCAAGGCGGAGGAGACGACGATCGTGGTGAACCGCTACATGCGGAACACCGAGATCCAGCCGCCGCTGATCGAGAAGATCACCAGCACCAAGGTGTCACGCGTGGTCATCCCGGCGAACTTCAAGGAGCTCCACGCGTCGGTCGACGCGGGCAGGATGCAGGACCTGGAGTCCAAGTCGACGGTGAAGCAGGCGCTCTGGGGGCTCGCGGGGGAGCTGGGACTGGTGAAGACTCCCGAAGGCACGGAGAAACAGGGGAAGTTCAAGGGAGACCGGGGGTCGGTCGGGGTGCGACGCGGACGATCGAAATGA
- a CDS encoding TadE family protein, which produces MPKRSPRTEDRGQAAIEFAGLITLLLFIGLTAIQLGLAAYAVQQAGTASRAAARAASQHDAGYVGVGKDSMSDWLADDAVIPPPEYFGDEITVTARVPIPAILPILDFGEAERSATMPRD; this is translated from the coding sequence ATGCCGAAGCGATCCCCGCGCACAGAGGACCGGGGCCAGGCGGCCATCGAGTTCGCCGGCCTCATCACCCTCCTGCTCTTCATCGGCCTCACCGCCATACAGCTCGGCCTCGCGGCGTACGCCGTCCAGCAGGCCGGTACGGCGTCCCGCGCCGCGGCCCGCGCGGCCTCCCAGCACGACGCCGGTTACGTCGGCGTCGGCAAGGACTCGATGAGTGACTGGCTGGCCGACGACGCCGTGATCCCGCCGCCGGAGTACTTCGGCGACGAGATCACCGTGACCGCCCGTGTCCCCATCCCGGCGATACTGCCGATCCTCGACTTCGGTGAAGCGGAGAGAAGCGCCACCATGCCCCGTGACTGA
- the cpaB gene encoding Flp pilus assembly protein CpaB, translating into MNSRQRRGIILLLLSVLCAFGAFAGVLSVISDVNSKVGPEVAAYRLKADVAPYTALEEGQFEKIEMPKRWLSDNAVTDLAVVNGKIAVTQLKKGSLLQDDMIVKRPALANDEQEIAIMIDAATGVAGKINAGDLVNIFATFSAENEGAKAQSRIIVPNAKVIDVGSLTPLEPKEDDRGSNTGPRSAVPITFALKTKDAQRVAYAESFAQHVRLALLPDDSPTTLRPGESTYTLEGDK; encoded by the coding sequence ATGAATTCACGGCAACGCCGCGGCATCATTCTTCTGCTCCTCTCGGTCCTCTGCGCCTTCGGCGCCTTCGCCGGCGTGCTCTCGGTGATCAGCGACGTGAATTCGAAGGTCGGACCCGAGGTGGCCGCGTACCGGCTGAAGGCGGACGTCGCTCCCTACACGGCGCTGGAGGAGGGGCAGTTCGAGAAGATAGAGATGCCGAAGCGCTGGCTGTCCGACAACGCGGTCACCGACCTCGCGGTCGTCAACGGCAAGATCGCGGTCACCCAGCTCAAGAAGGGATCGCTGCTCCAGGACGACATGATCGTCAAGCGGCCCGCCCTCGCCAACGACGAGCAGGAGATCGCGATCATGATCGACGCCGCGACCGGCGTCGCGGGCAAGATCAACGCGGGCGACCTGGTCAACATCTTCGCCACCTTCTCCGCCGAGAACGAGGGCGCCAAGGCGCAGTCCCGGATCATCGTCCCCAACGCCAAGGTCATCGACGTCGGTTCACTGACGCCGCTGGAGCCCAAGGAGGACGACCGGGGCAGCAACACCGGACCGCGCTCCGCCGTCCCGATCACCTTCGCCCTGAAGACCAAGGACGCCCAGCGCGTCGCCTACGCCGAGTCCTTCGCACAGCACGTACGCCTCGCCCTGCTTCCCGACGACAGCCCCACCACGCTGCGCCCCGGGGAGAGCACCTACACCCTCGAAGGGGACAAGTGA
- a CDS encoding TadE/TadG family type IV pilus assembly protein → MAPTPGPRRFLGRALDDRGQAAVEFTGLMPVILATAVLLWQAALVGYTFSLAGNAADQAVRAGTVAIAGTRDAACEEAGEKDLPDAWDSTIDCWTDGDLVKAQVDLKVPVLFAGSVNFPFTVPGRSAAVKES, encoded by the coding sequence GTGGCCCCGACTCCGGGCCCGCGCCGGTTCCTCGGCCGTGCACTCGACGACCGCGGCCAGGCCGCGGTCGAGTTCACCGGCCTGATGCCGGTCATCCTGGCCACCGCCGTCCTGCTCTGGCAGGCGGCGCTGGTCGGCTACACCTTCTCCCTCGCGGGGAACGCCGCCGACCAGGCCGTACGGGCCGGGACCGTGGCCATTGCGGGGACGCGCGACGCGGCGTGCGAGGAGGCCGGCGAGAAGGACCTGCCCGACGCCTGGGACTCCACCATCGACTGCTGGACGGACGGTGACCTCGTCAAGGCGCAGGTCGACCTCAAGGTCCCCGTGCTCTTCGCGGGCTCGGTCAATTTCCCGTTCACCGTTCCGGGCCGGTCGGCCGCCGTGAAGGAGAGCTGA